Proteins found in one Methanothermobacter thermautotrophicus genomic segment:
- the cdhB gene encoding CO dehydrogenase/acetyl-CoA synthase complex subunit epsilon, with the protein MIVLNDRIIPWQPTVIAGPKQAILVTPETATMMIKKARRPLMVVGPLAKRQPVLEHVVKIIRHFDLPVVTTADTYRALSEAGIESEPRGIVEITNLLKDPSWEGVRGEGQHDLVIFIGCIYYIASQGLSTLKHFAPHIKTLTICRTFHSNADASFPNMDDDEWFRYLEKMYAE; encoded by the coding sequence GTGATAGTCTTGAATGACAGAATAATACCATGGCAGCCCACGGTTATAGCCGGGCCAAAGCAGGCAATTCTTGTAACACCAGAAACCGCAACTATGATGATAAAAAAGGCCAGGAGGCCACTCATGGTTGTAGGACCCCTCGCCAAGCGCCAGCCGGTGCTTGAACATGTGGTTAAAATAATAAGGCACTTCGATTTACCTGTGGTGACAACTGCAGACACCTACAGGGCCCTGAGTGAGGCTGGCATAGAATCAGAGCCCCGAGGTATCGTGGAGATAACAAACCTCCTGAAGGATCCCTCATGGGAGGGGGTCCGTGGTGAGGGGCAGCATGACCTTGTAATATTCATAGGCTGCATATATTACATCGCATCACAGGGTCTATCAACCCTCAAACACTTCGCACCACATATAAAGACACTCACAATATGCAGGACATTCCACTCAAATGCAGATGCATCATTCCCGAACATGGATGATGATGAATGGTTTAGATACCTTGAGAAGATGTACGCTGAATGA
- a CDS encoding tripartite tricarboxylate transporter permease: MTGLIPGIHVNTVGAFIFAVSGQILSFIPEEALAVFLLSLSVTHALLEFIPSTLLGVPDEGTALSVLPGHRMVLEGRAGEAIRAATIGGVAGILLTIIFLPLLLLALPPIYGFIRPQIWLILILVSVYMMIKLSRNAETLFWAAVLFLFSGAMGWVIFQAPISPGLGLMTLFTGFFGLSTIIYSFSSGSSLPEQETEPFTVFDAGTARSVLAGGVASVLLGFLPGFGPAQGGMISCSLTGSGGEDSPGDFITALSCLNTSDALFSLMTLYIIGNPRSGIAVYISQIMHDIDAGHIFLFISASLLAVSLAAVISIKAADYICTHLSGINYGKISLAVMLFMTASIFLFAVMEGASLPFITLALIASTSFGLIPHCTGTSKSHLMGVLVIPAVAVYIGI, encoded by the coding sequence TTGACAGGTCTGATTCCGGGTATCCATGTTAATACCGTCGGGGCATTCATTTTTGCAGTATCCGGTCAGATTCTGAGTTTCATCCCGGAGGAAGCTCTGGCTGTTTTTTTATTATCACTCTCTGTAACCCATGCCCTCCTTGAATTCATACCCTCAACCCTGCTTGGGGTTCCTGATGAGGGAACCGCACTTTCTGTTCTCCCAGGGCACCGTATGGTCCTTGAGGGTAGGGCTGGTGAAGCCATAAGGGCTGCAACAATTGGTGGTGTGGCTGGAATCCTGCTGACAATAATATTTTTACCACTCCTTCTCCTGGCACTGCCACCCATCTATGGATTTATCAGACCACAAATCTGGTTAATACTCATCCTTGTTTCTGTTTACATGATGATTAAGCTCAGCAGGAATGCTGAGACACTGTTCTGGGCAGCTGTCCTCTTTCTTTTCTCAGGGGCCATGGGGTGGGTTATTTTCCAGGCACCGATATCCCCTGGACTTGGCCTGATGACACTATTCACGGGTTTCTTCGGTCTCAGCACCATTATCTACAGCTTCAGTTCAGGATCATCTCTGCCTGAGCAGGAAACAGAGCCATTCACAGTGTTTGATGCAGGTACTGCCAGGTCTGTTCTTGCAGGAGGTGTTGCATCGGTCCTGCTAGGATTTTTACCAGGATTTGGACCCGCCCAGGGCGGTATGATATCATGTTCCCTCACGGGTTCGGGTGGGGAGGATTCGCCAGGGGACTTCATCACTGCACTGTCATGCCTTAACACCTCGGATGCCCTCTTTTCTCTCATGACACTCTACATTATCGGAAACCCGAGGAGTGGGATTGCCGTCTACATATCCCAGATAATGCATGATATAGATGCAGGCCACATCTTCCTTTTCATCTCAGCCTCACTCCTGGCTGTATCCCTGGCGGCTGTAATATCCATTAAGGCTGCTGATTATATCTGCACCCATCTATCGGGGATCAATTACGGAAAAATTTCGCTGGCGGTCATGCTATTCATGACAGCTTCCATATTCCTTTTTGCAGTCATGGAGGGGGCCAGCCTACCATTCATCACCCTTGCACTTATAGCATCAACCTCCTTTGGACTCATCCCCCACTGTACCGGCACAAGTAAGTCTCACCTCATGGGTGTACTCGTGATCCCTGCAGTTGCTGTCTACATTGGCATTTAG
- a CDS encoding CpaF family protein, translating into MRDKRKEILKEILGEFATDEEESPREERKERPEKSEFKVEKVLENPKPKPASPRVDLKDVEIIEGDLIPQYRVSLPKFSEKERELLNEIREKLVEVAVSKGEEFRIDESTFMSEVKEFLRMKGVRNVDKLAKQISQEMLGYGELDPLIKDDDLEEIMVIGVKKPVFVYHRKLGMMITNVVFNNDDDIKSIIDLIARQVNRRIDQQTPILDARLPDGSRVNATIPPVSPDGSTLTIRKFRKDPFTVVDLINFKTMSSHLAAFLWVCTDGLGVKPCNAIVAGGTGSGKTTTLNTVSAFVPPTERIITIEDTLELQLPHTHVLRMETRPPNIEGKGELDMDTLVKNSLRQRPDRVIVGEVRGSEAITLFTALNTGHSGFGTLHANTARETITRLINPPMNVPRIMIPALDFIIMQNRMYRPEGGSIRRITEVAEVVGMEEGNVQLNRVFEWNSVADKVEYVGIASQTLREIAELRAISINEIEEEIERRRLVLEYMADENIRSIDEVGRYIHEYYRDPDGVLDSIL; encoded by the coding sequence ATGAGGGATAAGAGGAAGGAAATTCTGAAGGAGATCCTTGGGGAATTTGCAACGGATGAGGAGGAATCCCCCCGGGAGGAAAGGAAGGAAAGACCAGAAAAATCAGAATTCAAGGTCGAAAAGGTGCTTGAGAATCCCAAACCAAAACCAGCCTCCCCTCGGGTGGATTTAAAGGATGTTGAGATAATTGAAGGGGACCTGATACCCCAGTACCGGGTTTCCCTTCCAAAGTTCTCTGAGAAGGAGAGAGAACTCCTAAATGAGATCAGGGAAAAACTGGTTGAGGTTGCGGTCTCCAAGGGTGAAGAGTTCAGAATAGATGAATCCACATTCATGTCAGAGGTCAAGGAATTCCTAAGGATGAAGGGAGTCCGTAATGTTGACAAGCTGGCAAAACAGATATCCCAGGAGATGCTTGGGTACGGTGAACTGGACCCACTCATAAAGGACGATGACCTAGAGGAGATAATGGTAATAGGTGTCAAAAAACCTGTCTTCGTCTACCACAGGAAGCTGGGAATGATGATCACCAATGTCGTCTTCAACAACGATGACGACATAAAGTCCATCATAGACCTTATAGCAAGGCAGGTTAACAGGCGCATAGACCAGCAGACACCCATACTTGATGCGAGGCTCCCTGATGGTTCAAGGGTCAATGCAACAATACCTCCGGTCTCTCCTGATGGTTCGACACTCACAATCCGAAAATTCAGGAAGGACCCCTTCACTGTTGTTGACCTCATAAACTTCAAGACCATGTCATCCCACCTTGCAGCCTTCCTCTGGGTATGCACAGATGGTCTGGGCGTGAAACCATGCAACGCCATAGTGGCGGGGGGTACCGGGTCCGGTAAAACAACAACCCTCAACACGGTATCAGCTTTCGTGCCTCCAACCGAGCGTATCATAACCATTGAGGATACACTGGAGCTCCAGCTCCCCCACACCCATGTACTCAGGATGGAGACAAGGCCACCCAACATAGAGGGCAAGGGGGAACTTGACATGGATACCCTCGTCAAGAACTCCCTCCGTCAGAGACCAGACAGGGTCATCGTGGGGGAAGTGAGGGGCAGTGAGGCCATAACCCTGTTCACAGCCCTTAACACGGGTCACAGTGGATTCGGGACACTCCACGCCAACACAGCAAGGGAAACCATAACCCGTCTCATAAACCCCCCCATGAATGTGCCGAGGATAATGATACCCGCCCTTGACTTCATAATAATGCAGAACAGAATGTACAGACCTGAGGGGGGCTCCATAAGGAGGATAACTGAGGTCGCCGAGGTCGTGGGTATGGAGGAGGGTAACGTCCAGCTCAACAGGGTCTTCGAGTGGAACAGTGTGGCTGATAAGGTTGAATATGTTGGTATAGCCAGCCAGACCCTCAGGGAGATAGCTGAACTGAGGGCCATAAGCATAAATGAAATCGAGGAGGAAATTGAGAGGAGGAGGCTAGTACTGGAGTACATGGCCGATGAGAACATAAGGAGCATAGATGAGGTGGGACGCTACATACATGAATACTACAGGGACCCTGACGGTGTCCTTGACAGCATACTCTGA
- a CDS encoding type II secretion system F family protein, translating into MVSIREIFDKLGGITLTSTKKVGEGVQKPVQKMGEIKPKAPPIGRPGGLLKRSSEKPKPGFLSRRGSARVISRMKMTPEEIEVFKGLIEADKRLEERGEDSATRASFERASLEELLKEEEKEQLDPKLIMILGGGSGAVLLVVMVLLGFGIEIGLAMMLAVLFMAIIVIFLPNLQKGKRSSEASRELPFALRQMATELKSGLGLHDSMRSVAMSGYGALSEEFARTLEEIKYGETTENALIEMSNRIESDGLKRAVYQITRTLNSGGDLSKTLNVIADDIAYEMRMKLKDYSQKLNSFTMIYMFLAILGPVIFLVMLLAASTVMGSVLPPIAIIMIYLFLFPMLVGFMAFMIKRLEPKL; encoded by the coding sequence ATGGTCTCCATCAGGGAAATATTTGACAAGCTTGGCGGCATAACCCTCACATCCACAAAGAAGGTGGGTGAGGGTGTCCAGAAACCTGTTCAGAAGATGGGTGAAATAAAGCCGAAGGCACCCCCCATCGGAAGGCCTGGCGGACTTCTGAAGAGGAGTTCAGAAAAACCTAAACCCGGATTTCTCTCAAGAAGGGGATCCGCCCGTGTTATAAGCCGGATGAAAATGACGCCTGAAGAGATAGAGGTTTTCAAGGGTCTTATAGAGGCGGATAAGAGGCTGGAGGAGCGGGGTGAGGACAGTGCAACCAGAGCCAGCTTTGAGAGGGCGTCTCTTGAGGAACTCCTGAAGGAGGAGGAGAAGGAACAGCTGGACCCGAAACTCATAATGATCCTCGGGGGAGGATCAGGCGCAGTTCTATTGGTGGTGATGGTCCTCCTTGGCTTTGGAATTGAGATAGGCCTTGCAATGATGCTCGCGGTCCTCTTCATGGCGATAATTGTAATCTTCCTCCCGAACCTCCAGAAGGGTAAACGTTCAAGTGAGGCCTCAAGGGAACTTCCCTTCGCCCTCCGTCAGATGGCAACCGAGCTCAAATCAGGCCTCGGGCTCCATGACAGCATGAGATCAGTTGCAATGTCAGGCTACGGCGCACTTTCTGAGGAGTTTGCAAGGACCCTTGAGGAGATCAAGTATGGTGAGACAACAGAGAATGCGCTCATTGAGATGAGCAACCGCATAGAATCTGATGGTCTTAAGAGGGCGGTCTATCAGATCACGAGGACCCTCAACAGTGGTGGGGACCTATCAAAGACCCTCAATGTCATCGCCGATGATATTGCCTATGAGATGAGGATGAAGCTCAAGGACTATTCACAGAAGCTTAATTCCTTCACAATGATATACATGTTCCTGGCGATTCTCGGCCCGGTCATATTCCTTGTCATGCTCCTTGCAGCCTCCACGGTCATGGGCTCAGTTCTACCACCAATAGCCATAATAATGATATACCTCTTCCTTTTCCCGATGCTCGTGGGCTTCATGGCCTTCATGATCAAGAGACTTGAGCCAAAGCTCTAG
- a CDS encoding ATP-binding cassette domain-containing protein, with amino-acid sequence MIELRGLSYSYPDGTPALRGINMKIDKGERVAVIGPNGAGKSTLFLHLNGILRPTTGEVIIDGKKMEYSRDLIKIRQKVGIVFQNPDDQLFSPTVREDVAFGPMNLGLPMDEVEERVRDALQKVGITGYENRAPHHLSGGEKKRVAIAGILAMKPEIMVLDEPTTGLDPETADGIIRILLELSMEGITVIISSHDVEIISQFAERVFVLNNGKLIAEGTPREIFRDAELISRASLGLPRTADLMNRLRMAGFEVDVKLTVEETYHELLHLLGGDAYHLLLHFLREEKQHRLIHILGEEKYHQLLHALKES; translated from the coding sequence ATGATTGAGCTGAGGGGTTTAAGCTACAGTTACCCCGACGGCACCCCCGCCCTCAGGGGCATTAACATGAAGATAGATAAGGGTGAACGCGTTGCCGTTATAGGGCCCAATGGGGCGGGCAAATCAACACTTTTTCTCCACCTCAACGGGATACTGAGACCCACCACAGGTGAGGTCATAATCGATGGGAAGAAGATGGAATACAGCAGGGATCTGATTAAGATCAGGCAGAAGGTTGGAATAGTCTTTCAGAACCCTGATGACCAGCTCTTCTCACCCACAGTCCGGGAGGATGTTGCCTTTGGGCCCATGAACCTGGGGCTTCCCATGGACGAGGTCGAGGAGAGGGTCAGGGATGCACTCCAGAAGGTGGGTATAACCGGCTATGAGAATAGGGCGCCACATCACCTCAGCGGAGGGGAAAAGAAGAGGGTGGCCATCGCCGGTATACTTGCAATGAAGCCTGAGATCATGGTACTTGACGAGCCAACAACCGGTCTGGACCCGGAGACAGCCGATGGTATAATCAGGATACTCCTTGAACTGAGCATGGAGGGCATAACCGTCATAATATCCTCCCACGACGTTGAAATAATAAGCCAGTTTGCAGAGAGGGTTTTTGTACTTAATAATGGGAAACTTATTGCAGAGGGCACACCTAGAGAGATCTTCAGGGATGCTGAACTGATCAGTAGGGCCAGTTTAGGGCTTCCAAGGACTGCTGATCTAATGAACCGTCTCAGAATGGCTGGTTTTGAAGTTGATGTGAAGCTTACTGTTGAGGAAACCTACCATGAACTCCTGCACCTCCTCGGTGGAGATGCATACCACCTGTTACTCCATTTCCTGCGTGAAGAGAAACAGCACAGACTCATACATATCCTTGGAGAGGAGAAGTACCACCAGCTACTCCATGCTCTGAAGGAAAGCTAA
- a CDS encoding PDGLE domain-containing protein: MNARDKKFLTAGIIVALIIAVLAPFLASSNPDGLESTAEKVMPNPETEPVLKSPLPDYTLPALGDSPIGGVISMIFGTILVLALAYGVGAVFRSRKAAGEDGGEE; encoded by the coding sequence ATGAATGCCCGAGACAAAAAATTTCTGACTGCCGGCATCATAGTTGCCCTCATAATAGCCGTGCTGGCACCATTCCTTGCCTCATCAAACCCGGACGGCCTTGAAAGCACCGCCGAGAAGGTGATGCCCAACCCTGAAACAGAACCCGTGCTGAAGTCACCGCTACCAGACTACACCCTCCCTGCGCTGGGTGACAGTCCCATTGGTGGTGTCATATCAATGATATTCGGTACGATCCTGGTACTGGCCCTAGCCTATGGTGTGGGCGCAGTTTTCAGGAGCAGGAAAGCTGCAGGTGAAGATGGAGGAGAGGAATGA
- the cbiM gene encoding cobalt transporter CbiM has protein sequence MHIPDGFIPFPQYLVYWVIALVALYFSMQWARRDLKERQIPLFAVLAAGIFAIQAMNIPIPWGTSGHMVGAALVAIIFASPWAAVLLLSIVLILQGLIFGDGGITALGANIFNMGIIGGFAGYYLFQALRSAGEIPAVILASWASIFLAAIACAVEMWIAGTFPLVPGLWMMGLYHAVIGIIEAAITVVVVLAIQSTRPDLFSFRDWGKKSAEVSSK, from the coding sequence TTGCACATTCCAGATGGTTTCATACCATTCCCACAGTACCTCGTGTACTGGGTCATTGCCCTTGTAGCCCTCTACTTCAGCATGCAATGGGCGAGAAGGGACCTTAAAGAAAGACAGATACCACTGTTTGCAGTCCTTGCAGCGGGAATATTTGCGATACAGGCTATGAATATACCGATACCCTGGGGTACCAGCGGCCACATGGTCGGAGCAGCCCTGGTTGCAATAATCTTTGCAAGCCCCTGGGCAGCTGTTCTGTTGCTCTCAATTGTACTCATACTGCAGGGACTCATATTCGGTGATGGTGGAATAACAGCCCTCGGTGCCAACATATTCAACATGGGTATAATCGGAGGATTCGCCGGTTACTACCTCTTCCAGGCACTGAGATCCGCAGGTGAAATACCTGCAGTGATCCTGGCATCATGGGCCTCAATATTCCTTGCAGCCATCGCCTGTGCAGTGGAGATGTGGATAGCAGGGACATTCCCCCTCGTACCCGGCCTCTGGATGATGGGACTCTACCACGCAGTTATAGGCATCATAGAGGCTGCCATAACCGTGGTGGTTGTTCTTGCAATCCAGAGCACCCGCCCTGACCTTTTCTCATTCAGGGACTGGGGAAAGAAAAGTGCCGAGGTGTCATCAAAATGA
- a CDS encoding methyltransferase, producing MSARCPVCGEDLPAYRGGVDIYDPCDGCMDLHLSKFRPINEVSGSIPGACECGRRHLDAVMAHIAGIMIRDGCIPEDARLRDVGAPLITPALPLESPPFLPERSLVLLSPHVDKGVAEIIMDHVPEVKGVLRGDMSTVPGMMDSNSQPHVYELLAGCDMRCDIIETPSGTLSIYRRQSRLHIEFSSGKNLKIQAAAREILSLRPENVLDATCGPGTLGIFSLMAGARNVVFNDIWREACEMTRLNLQVNGFSKGFRVCNRDIRELPDLIDERFDLCIVDPFPGVDAREFIDAAERLAENVLLIG from the coding sequence ATGTCAGCAAGGTGTCCTGTCTGTGGGGAGGACCTTCCTGCCTACAGGGGTGGTGTCGATATCTACGACCCCTGCGATGGGTGCATGGACCTCCACCTGAGTAAGTTCAGACCCATCAATGAGGTATCCGGTTCAATTCCAGGGGCTTGTGAATGCGGCCGGAGGCATCTTGACGCTGTCATGGCCCATATCGCAGGGATCATGATTAGGGATGGATGTATACCCGAAGATGCGAGGCTCAGGGACGTCGGGGCTCCCCTCATAACTCCAGCGCTCCCCCTTGAATCCCCTCCATTCCTTCCAGAAAGATCCCTTGTTCTTCTATCACCCCATGTTGATAAAGGGGTCGCTGAAATCATCATGGACCATGTTCCAGAGGTTAAGGGTGTTTTAAGGGGTGATATGAGCACTGTTCCCGGTATGATGGACTCTAATAGCCAACCACATGTATATGAGCTCCTGGCAGGTTGTGATATGAGATGTGACATCATTGAAACACCCTCCGGGACCCTCTCAATATACAGGAGGCAGAGCAGACTTCACATAGAGTTTTCATCCGGGAAGAATTTGAAGATTCAGGCTGCTGCACGCGAGATACTCTCACTGCGTCCTGAGAATGTGCTGGATGCGACATGCGGCCCCGGGACCCTGGGGATATTCTCCCTTATGGCAGGTGCCCGGAACGTTGTATTCAATGACATCTGGAGGGAAGCCTGTGAGATGACCCGCCTGAACCTGCAGGTCAATGGATTCAGTAAAGGGTTCAGGGTGTGCAACAGGGATATAAGGGAACTGCCAGATCTGATTGATGAGAGGTTTGATCTCTGCATAGTGGACCCCTTCCCTGGTGTTGATGCCCGTGAATTTATTGATGCTGCAGAGAGACTTGCAGAGAACGTCCTCCTGATAGGGTGA
- the cbiQ gene encoding cobalt ECF transporter T component CbiQ: MEDLINIERESLKESSIHRLDGRIKLIITFIIIAFAVSASSIVTLILMEAYLLLLILLSNVSPSYAIKRIILILPFGGFIALFQPFIRSGTVIWAGPLGMDVTLEGLIFGALLLGKVTVSVTAVILLSSTTSMQELVGSARRIGVPSDFAMLLNLTVRYLFFFYDELERIRNAQKTRCFDIWNKRTSYSWRLRKVGETIAMMFLRAYEQGERVYLSMLSRGYSQDSQMYTARTALAGRDVLFAAANIFIIALLHILQQGYW, translated from the coding sequence ATGGAAGACCTCATAAACATCGAAAGGGAAAGCCTGAAGGAGAGCTCAATCCACAGGCTGGATGGGCGCATCAAACTCATAATAACCTTTATAATTATAGCCTTCGCTGTTTCAGCCAGCAGCATCGTTACACTGATATTGATGGAGGCATATCTCCTCCTGCTCATACTCCTATCAAATGTGTCACCATCATATGCCATTAAACGTATAATCCTTATACTCCCCTTCGGGGGCTTCATTGCACTCTTCCAGCCCTTCATACGGTCGGGGACTGTTATCTGGGCCGGTCCCCTTGGGATGGATGTGACACTGGAGGGGCTGATCTTTGGTGCACTGCTACTCGGGAAGGTAACCGTGAGCGTGACAGCGGTGATCCTCCTATCCTCAACAACTTCAATGCAGGAGCTGGTTGGATCAGCAAGGAGAATCGGTGTCCCATCAGACTTTGCAATGCTACTCAACCTCACGGTAAGGTACCTCTTCTTCTTCTATGATGAACTTGAGAGGATAAGGAACGCCCAGAAGACCCGCTGCTTTGATATATGGAACAAAAGGACATCCTACAGCTGGAGGCTCAGGAAGGTGGGTGAAACAATTGCGATGATGTTCCTGAGGGCGTATGAACAGGGGGAAAGGGTGTACCTCAGCATGCTGAGCCGTGGATACAGCCAGGACAGCCAGATGTACACTGCAAGAACCGCCCTTGCCGGCCGGGATGTCCTATTTGCAGCTGCAAACATCTTTATAATCGCGCTGCTCCATATACTCCAGCAGGGCTACTGGTGA
- a CDS encoding elongation factor 1-beta, which yields MGDVVATIKVMPESPDVDLEALKKEIQDRIPEGTELHKIDEEPIAFGLVALNVMVVVGDAEGGTEAAEESLSGIEGVSNIEVTDVRRLM from the coding sequence ATGGGAGATGTAGTAGCCACCATAAAGGTTATGCCTGAGAGCCCCGATGTTGATCTTGAGGCTCTGAAGAAGGAGATCCAGGATAGAATACCTGAGGGCACGGAACTTCACAAGATAGATGAGGAACCCATAGCATTTGGTCTGGTGGCCCTAAATGTGATGGTTGTTGTTGGTGACGCAGAGGGCGGAACAGAGGCTGCTGAGGAGAGCCTTTCCGGAATTGAGGGTGTCAGCAACATAGAGGTTACTGATGTAAGAAGGCTGATGTGA
- the cdhA gene encoding CO dehydrogenase/acetyl-CoA synthase complex subunit alpha: protein MIDVAPESKKAKNLKGDFWDAKNIQISIGEIITEEKPQEEEVKGPKPRPHVTDLRSWDMKLLERYEPFYAPFCDMCCLCTYGKCELLGKKGACGIDAATQQARTVLLACLIGTAAHAGHARHLVEHLIERLGEDYKIDLGSNVDIEAPITRTVMGKRPSKLGDLREVLDYAEEQMSHLLSACHTGQEGDSKDFESKAFHAGLMDDLTREVADLAQIVALDLPKGDEDAPLVELGFGTIDTEKPVVLCIGHNVLPGADIVDYLDEQGMEDEVEVCGICCAAIDVTRYSEAAKVVGPLSKQLRFIRSGVADVIVVDEQCVRTDVLEEALKNRSAVIATTDKMCLGLPDLTGEDPDKIVNDLINGNIEGALILDPEKVGEVAVKTAMKLAPIRKSLKKLPDLDEIIRLASECTDCGWCQRVCPNSLPVMDAVKKAAEGDLSKLEEMAIEELCYTCGRCEQECERNIPIVSMVTKAGERRVKDEKYKIRAGRGPAQDVEIRRVGAPIVLGDIPGVVAFVGCSNYPEGGKDVALMAKEFLERNYIVVTTGCGAMSIGEYRDEDGQTLYEKYGGQFDARGLVNMGSCVSNAHVSGAAIKIANIFAQKPLEGNFEEIADYILNRVGACGVAWGAYSQKAAAIATGVNRWGIPVVLGPHGSKYRRLFLGRPDDEEKWKLNDLRTGEVIDGEPAPEHLLYAAENREEATVKIAKLCIRPTDTPKGRQMKLSNYIDLHRKYFGTIPDDIDRFIRTEKDIPIVYKRDVMKILEEKNWKPRKLPKEPSLLER from the coding sequence GTGATAGATGTGGCGCCTGAATCAAAAAAAGCCAAGAACCTTAAAGGGGATTTCTGGGATGCCAAGAACATCCAGATATCCATAGGAGAAATAATAACTGAGGAAAAACCTCAGGAAGAAGAGGTTAAGGGCCCAAAACCCCGTCCCCACGTGACTGACCTGAGATCATGGGACATGAAACTACTTGAAAGATATGAACCATTCTATGCACCATTCTGTGATATGTGCTGTCTCTGCACCTACGGCAAATGCGAACTCCTCGGTAAGAAGGGAGCCTGCGGTATAGACGCAGCCACACAGCAGGCAAGGACAGTTCTCCTGGCCTGCCTGATAGGAACAGCCGCCCACGCAGGACACGCAAGGCACCTGGTTGAACACCTAATAGAGAGACTCGGGGAGGATTATAAGATAGACCTCGGCAGCAACGTGGATATAGAGGCACCAATAACAAGGACGGTGATGGGTAAAAGACCCTCCAAACTCGGCGACCTCAGGGAAGTGCTGGACTACGCCGAGGAACAGATGTCACACCTCCTCTCAGCCTGCCACACGGGACAGGAGGGGGACAGCAAGGACTTCGAATCAAAGGCATTCCACGCCGGCCTCATGGATGACCTTACAAGGGAAGTTGCAGACCTGGCCCAGATAGTGGCCCTGGACCTTCCAAAGGGTGACGAGGACGCACCACTGGTTGAACTTGGATTCGGGACCATAGATACAGAGAAACCAGTTGTTCTCTGCATAGGCCACAACGTGCTGCCAGGCGCAGACATAGTTGACTACCTTGATGAGCAGGGAATGGAGGACGAGGTTGAGGTCTGTGGAATATGCTGCGCTGCAATAGACGTGACAAGGTACAGTGAGGCCGCAAAGGTTGTAGGTCCACTATCAAAACAGCTCAGATTTATAAGAAGTGGTGTTGCAGACGTGATAGTTGTTGATGAGCAGTGCGTCAGGACGGATGTGCTGGAGGAGGCCCTCAAGAACAGGTCAGCGGTCATAGCCACAACTGATAAGATGTGCCTCGGACTCCCGGACCTGACAGGGGAGGACCCGGATAAAATCGTGAATGACCTCATAAACGGCAACATAGAGGGCGCCCTTATACTGGACCCTGAAAAGGTGGGTGAGGTTGCAGTTAAAACTGCAATGAAACTTGCACCCATAAGGAAATCCCTCAAAAAACTGCCAGATCTTGATGAGATAATCAGGCTGGCATCTGAGTGTACAGACTGTGGCTGGTGCCAGAGGGTCTGCCCCAACAGCCTGCCTGTAATGGATGCAGTGAAGAAGGCGGCTGAGGGTGACCTCAGCAAACTTGAAGAGATGGCCATCGAGGAGCTCTGCTACACCTGCGGACGCTGCGAGCAGGAATGTGAAAGGAACATACCCATAGTATCCATGGTTACAAAGGCGGGTGAGAGGCGAGTCAAGGACGAGAAATACAAGATCCGGGCTGGAAGGGGACCTGCCCAGGACGTTGAGATAAGGAGGGTCGGAGCACCCATCGTCTTGGGGGATATACCCGGAGTGGTGGCTTTCGTGGGATGTTCAAACTACCCTGAGGGTGGGAAGGACGTTGCACTTATGGCCAAGGAGTTCCTTGAGAGGAACTACATAGTGGTCACCACGGGTTGCGGAGCAATGTCAATAGGCGAATACCGGGACGAGGATGGTCAGACACTATATGAAAAATACGGTGGCCAGTTTGATGCAAGGGGGCTGGTCAACATGGGTTCCTGTGTATCAAATGCCCACGTATCAGGCGCAGCCATAAAAATAGCCAACATATTCGCACAGAAACCCCTTGAGGGCAACTTTGAAGAGATAGCAGACTACATACTGAACCGTGTGGGGGCATGTGGAGTTGCCTGGGGTGCCTACTCCCAGAAGGCGGCTGCCATCGCAACGGGTGTGAACCGGTGGGGAATACCAGTCGTCCTGGGTCCACACGGATCAAAGTACCGCAGATTATTCCTGGGGAGGCCAGATGATGAGGAGAAGTGGAAACTTAATGACCTCAGGACGGGTGAAGTTATTGATGGAGAACCAGCACCTGAGCACCTCCTCTACGCAGCAGAGAACCGTGAGGAGGCGACGGTCAAGATAGCAAAGCTGTGCATAAGACCAACAGACACGCCCAAGGGCCGCCAGATGAAACTCAGCAACTACATAGACCTCCACAGAAAATACTTCGGCACAATCCCTGACGATATAGACAGGTTCATAAGGACGGAGAAGGACATCCCCATAGTCTACAAGAGGGACGTTATGAAGATCCTTGAGGAGAAGAACTGGAAACCCAGGAAGCTTCCAAAGGAACCCTCACTCCTGGAGAGGTGA